From a single Candidatus Eisenbacteria bacterium genomic region:
- a CDS encoding L,D-transpeptidase, with the protein MSASNADRSADLPRAAFGPARKSPRRFRLAAGLAVSALVLVVLAFLGTGFAYDPYENGVSGGASDAPDGAASEPDADLAKTRSDLLARLQKLAPRGPYIVIDQTHNRLYLREKERALLDAVCSCGSGIVLSHGTKEWVFDTPPGVFRVNQKIKDPVWRKPDWAFIEEGRPIPEDASERFEYDMMGEYALGFGNSYFIHGTLYERLLGRSVTHGCIRLGRADLRELYRQAHVGTPIYIF; encoded by the coding sequence ATGAGCGCCTCGAACGCGGACCGATCCGCGGACCTTCCGCGGGCCGCTTTCGGGCCGGCCCGGAAGTCCCCGCGGCGATTCCGGCTCGCCGCCGGACTTGCCGTAAGCGCGCTCGTTCTTGTCGTTCTCGCGTTTCTCGGAACCGGTTTCGCGTACGACCCCTACGAAAACGGCGTTTCGGGCGGCGCGAGCGACGCTCCGGACGGAGCCGCTTCAGAGCCGGACGCCGATCTCGCGAAGACGCGCTCGGACCTCCTCGCCCGCCTTCAGAAGCTCGCGCCGCGCGGCCCCTACATCGTCATCGACCAGACGCACAACCGGCTCTATCTTCGCGAGAAGGAGCGCGCGCTCCTCGACGCCGTCTGCTCGTGCGGCTCGGGGATCGTCCTCTCGCATGGAACGAAGGAGTGGGTCTTCGACACCCCGCCCGGTGTTTTCCGCGTGAACCAAAAAATCAAGGATCCCGTTTGGAGGAAGCCGGATTGGGCGTTCATCGAGGAAGGAAGGCCGATTCCAGAGGACGCGAGCGAGCGCTTCGAATACGACATGATGGGGGAGTACGCGCTCGGCTTCGGAAACAGCTACTTCATTCACGGAACCCTCTACGAACGCTTGCTCGGGCGAAGCGTCACGCACGGATGCATTCGACTGGGGCGCGCGGATCTCCGCGAGCTGTACCGGCAGGCTCATGTGGGAACACCCATCTACATCTTCTAG
- a CDS encoding leucine--tRNA ligase has protein sequence MKRYNFRAIEKKWQERWAREGTFRTLGPGDPGFDASRPKYYVLDMFPYPSGAGLHVGHPLGYIATDIVARYKRMRGHNVLHPMGFDAFGLPAEQYAIEHGVHPRVTTEKNMETMRRQLRALGLGYDWDREVATIDVRYYKWTQWIFLRMYDSWYDTSSDRARPIADLGRLLASGERLVGADGCLIRADARISSGDAPRPWASLSRKEQEAFVDAQRLAYLAEVPVNWCPALGTVLANEEVTSEGRSERGNHPVYKRPLKQWMLRITAYAQRLLDDLDLVDWPEPIKMMQRNWIGRSEGAMVRFAVAGTGDPIEVFTTRPDTIFGATYMVLAPEHPLVEKIAAPDRAAEVRAYREAAARRSDVERQAEAREKSGVFIGARAVNPATDEEIPIWIADYVLMGYGTGAIMAVPAHDERDAAFAKEFGLPIRPVVLPADAWLNAQQTTREAYLRDPAAFEAVFAGEGEGVGSSNADVSLDGLPTDRAKEAIVAWLERKGIGAAKGLFKLRDWLFSRQRYWGEPFPLLHGSGGRIRAAGEGDLPVVLPEMEDFRPAVSDDPETPPKPSLARAPEEWRIVTIDGERWEREHNTMPQWAGSCWYYLRFIDPKNDARLIDPEKERYWMSPGGVDLYLGGVEHAVLHLLYARFWHKLLHDLGYLSTKEPFGRLFNQGYIQAYAYTDERGVYVDAARVVEEKDGKFTFEGKPVTRAYGKMGKSLKNAVTPDELVAEYGCDSFRLHEMYMGPIEVSKAWSTHEIVGMHRFLLRIWRNFFDEKTGAPLVREERPGEDLLRLLHRTIRTVTDDLENLRFNTAIAALIELNNALVGRESLPRAVAEPLVLMLAPMAPHFCEELWEALGGEGSVAVASWPECDEKYLVLEEIEIVVQVMGKLRAKILVPADAGEEMVCERASADPGVRRHLEGKTIRKVIFVPGRLINFVAS, from the coding sequence ATGAAGCGTTACAACTTCCGCGCGATCGAGAAAAAGTGGCAAGAGAGATGGGCGCGCGAGGGAACGTTCCGGACTCTCGGGCCGGGCGACCCCGGTTTCGATGCTTCGCGTCCAAAATATTATGTCCTCGACATGTTCCCGTATCCGTCCGGGGCGGGTCTTCACGTCGGCCATCCGCTCGGGTACATCGCCACGGACATCGTCGCCCGCTACAAGCGCATGCGGGGGCACAACGTTCTCCACCCGATGGGGTTCGATGCATTCGGGCTTCCCGCGGAGCAATATGCGATCGAGCACGGCGTTCATCCCCGCGTCACGACCGAGAAGAACATGGAGACGATGCGCCGCCAGCTCCGCGCGCTCGGGCTCGGCTACGATTGGGATCGCGAGGTCGCGACGATCGACGTCCGCTACTACAAGTGGACCCAGTGGATCTTCCTTCGCATGTACGATAGTTGGTACGACACGAGCTCCGACCGCGCGCGGCCGATCGCCGATCTGGGGCGGCTTCTCGCGTCGGGGGAGCGTCTCGTCGGTGCGGACGGATGCCTGATCCGCGCGGACGCGAGGATCTCCTCCGGCGACGCTCCGCGCCCGTGGGCTTCCCTGTCGAGGAAGGAACAAGAGGCGTTCGTCGACGCGCAGCGCCTCGCCTATCTCGCGGAGGTTCCGGTGAACTGGTGCCCCGCGCTCGGAACCGTCCTCGCCAACGAAGAGGTGACATCGGAGGGGCGCTCCGAAAGAGGGAACCATCCGGTCTACAAGCGTCCCCTGAAGCAATGGATGCTCCGCATCACCGCGTACGCGCAGAGGCTCCTCGACGACCTCGATCTCGTGGATTGGCCCGAGCCGATCAAGATGATGCAGAGGAACTGGATCGGCCGGAGCGAGGGGGCGATGGTCCGCTTCGCAGTCGCGGGGACCGGCGACCCGATCGAGGTCTTCACGACCCGGCCGGACACGATCTTCGGCGCGACCTACATGGTCCTCGCGCCCGAGCACCCTCTCGTGGAGAAGATCGCGGCTCCCGATCGGGCCGCCGAGGTCCGCGCCTATCGCGAGGCCGCCGCTCGGCGGAGCGACGTCGAGCGCCAAGCGGAGGCGAGAGAGAAGAGCGGGGTCTTCATCGGCGCGCGCGCGGTCAACCCGGCGACGGACGAGGAGATTCCGATCTGGATCGCCGACTACGTCCTCATGGGGTACGGAACGGGCGCGATCATGGCGGTGCCGGCGCACGACGAGCGGGATGCCGCGTTCGCGAAGGAGTTCGGCCTGCCGATCCGCCCGGTGGTCCTCCCGGCCGACGCATGGTTGAATGCTCAACAAACGACCCGCGAAGCGTATCTCCGCGATCCGGCCGCGTTCGAGGCGGTCTTCGCCGGCGAGGGCGAGGGAGTCGGCTCCTCAAACGCCGATGTTTCGCTCGACGGGTTGCCGACGGATCGGGCGAAAGAAGCGATCGTCGCCTGGCTTGAAAGGAAGGGGATCGGAGCCGCGAAGGGGCTGTTCAAGCTGCGCGACTGGCTCTTCAGCCGCCAGCGCTATTGGGGCGAGCCGTTCCCGCTTCTGCACGGGAGCGGCGGGCGGATCCGCGCCGCCGGCGAAGGGGACCTCCCGGTCGTTCTTCCCGAGATGGAGGACTTCCGCCCCGCGGTCTCCGACGATCCGGAAACCCCGCCGAAGCCCTCGTTGGCGCGCGCCCCGGAGGAATGGCGGATCGTGACGATCGACGGGGAGCGCTGGGAGCGCGAGCACAACACGATGCCGCAATGGGCCGGTTCGTGCTGGTACTACCTCCGCTTCATCGATCCGAAGAACGACGCGCGCCTCATCGATCCGGAAAAGGAGCGTTACTGGATGTCGCCGGGCGGCGTCGATCTCTACCTCGGCGGCGTCGAGCACGCGGTCTTGCACCTTCTCTACGCGCGTTTCTGGCACAAGCTGCTCCACGACCTCGGGTACCTCTCGACGAAGGAGCCGTTCGGGCGCCTCTTCAACCAGGGCTACATCCAGGCGTACGCGTACACGGACGAGCGCGGCGTCTACGTGGACGCGGCCCGGGTCGTCGAGGAGAAGGACGGGAAGTTCACGTTCGAAGGAAAACCGGTGACGCGCGCGTACGGGAAGATGGGAAAGTCGCTGAAGAACGCGGTGACGCCGGACGAGCTCGTCGCGGAGTACGGATGCGACAGCTTCCGCCTGCACGAGATGTACATGGGCCCGATCGAGGTCTCGAAGGCGTGGAGCACGCACGAGATCGTCGGCATGCACCGATTCCTTCTCCGCATTTGGAGAAACTTCTTCGACGAGAAGACCGGTGCGCCCCTCGTCCGCGAGGAACGCCCCGGGGAGGACCTCCTCCGTCTTCTCCACCGAACGATCCGAACCGTCACGGACGATCTCGAGAACCTCCGCTTCAACACGGCGATCGCCGCCCTCATCGAGCTAAACAACGCGCTCGTGGGGAGAGAGAGCCTCCCGCGAGCGGTCGCCGAGCCGCTCGTTCTCATGCTCGCGCCGATGGCGCCGCATTTCTGCGAGGAGCTCTGGGAAGCGCTCGGGGGCGAGGGGTCGGTCGCGGTGGCGTCCTGGCCGGAGTGCGACGAGAAGTATCTCGTCCTCGAGGAGATCGAGATCGTCGTTCAGGTGATGGGAAAGCTCCGCGCAAAGATTCTCGTCCCGGCGGACGCCGGCGAGGAGATGGTGTGCGAGCGCGCATCCGCCGATCCCGGCGTCCGGCGCCACCTCGAGGGGAAGACGATCCGCAAGGTGATCTTCGTGCCGGGCCGCCTCATCAACTTCGTCGCTTCTTAA
- a CDS encoding ATP-binding protein has translation MQSYEKLGAFYLGRTVDPETGRTGEPLLYDSRDLTTHAVCVGMTGSGKTGLCLSLIEEAAIDGIPVLAIDPKGDLGNLLLSFPELCASDFEPWVDEGEARRKGLSSAAYAEQVAAMWREGLAQWDQDGARIARFRDLAERAIYTPGSRAGFSVSVLRSLAAPPPALVSNAEAVVERVQATVSGLLALVGISADPMRSREHILLSHILQRAWNEGRSIELSTLIREIGSPPFERVGVLDVETFFPSKERFDLALGLNNLLASPGFAAWMDGDPLDIPRLLWTPEGKPRIAIFSLAHLPDPQRMFFATILLGELLAWIRTQPGTSSLRAILYMDEVFGYFPPTANPPSKTPMLTLLKQARAFGLGCVLATQNPVDLDYKGLSNAGTWFLGRLQTERDKEKVLDGLEGATGASGGLDRAAIDRTLSSLKSRVFLMNNVHEDRPVVFQSRWALSYLRGPLSRVEIERLMRERKAPLAPPAPAPDTEPRPPRAARAETVVSEESRPVLGPGIQDFFLAAARPLAEEESFVYRPALLGTARVHFVSKREGVDQWREVARLAPLGGSPEDPWALSEAIAIDEAELHKEPDPRGRFAPLPAEAASPKSYPPWTRALADFLYRSETCAVWRSAAFGAVSSPEETERDFRARLAQTAREKRDAEVEKLRARYAPRLAQLEERIRAAEERVKREESQYKSQRTQSAISFGATLLGAMLGRKIVSAGNVGRATTAARGIGRAAREKGDVARAMESREALLEKLAALEKEFEAETARLQEAIDPAALEIEKTEIRSRKADMSSPVVRLVWVP, from the coding sequence GTGCAATCGTACGAGAAGCTGGGAGCCTTCTACCTGGGAAGAACCGTCGATCCCGAAACCGGCCGCACGGGCGAGCCCCTTCTGTACGATTCGCGCGATCTCACGACGCACGCGGTTTGCGTCGGCATGACGGGGAGCGGGAAGACCGGGCTCTGCCTCTCGCTCATCGAGGAGGCGGCGATCGACGGCATACCCGTTCTCGCGATCGATCCGAAGGGGGATCTCGGGAATCTTCTGCTCTCGTTTCCTGAGCTTTGTGCCTCGGACTTCGAGCCGTGGGTGGACGAAGGAGAAGCGCGGCGGAAGGGTCTTTCGAGCGCCGCCTACGCCGAGCAGGTCGCGGCCATGTGGAGAGAGGGCCTCGCCCAGTGGGATCAGGACGGGGCGCGCATCGCACGCTTCCGGGACTTGGCGGAGCGCGCGATCTACACGCCGGGGAGCCGCGCGGGATTTTCGGTGAGCGTTCTTCGCTCGCTTGCCGCCCCGCCCCCCGCTCTCGTCTCGAACGCCGAGGCGGTCGTCGAACGGGTCCAGGCGACCGTTTCCGGTCTTCTCGCGCTCGTCGGCATCTCCGCCGATCCGATGCGAAGCCGCGAGCACATCCTCCTCTCGCACATTCTGCAGCGCGCGTGGAATGAAGGGCGAAGCATCGAGCTCTCGACGCTCATCCGCGAGATCGGCTCTCCGCCCTTCGAGAGGGTCGGCGTTCTCGACGTCGAGACGTTCTTCCCGTCGAAGGAACGCTTCGACCTCGCGCTCGGCCTGAACAACCTCCTCGCCTCGCCCGGCTTCGCCGCGTGGATGGACGGGGATCCGCTCGACATTCCGCGCCTTCTCTGGACTCCGGAGGGGAAGCCGCGCATCGCGATCTTCTCGCTCGCGCACCTTCCGGACCCGCAGCGAATGTTCTTCGCGACGATTCTTCTCGGCGAGCTTCTTGCGTGGATCCGCACGCAGCCGGGGACATCTTCGCTCCGTGCGATCCTTTACATGGATGAGGTCTTCGGCTACTTTCCGCCGACCGCGAACCCGCCGTCGAAGACGCCGATGCTCACCCTTCTCAAACAGGCGCGCGCGTTCGGCCTCGGGTGCGTGCTCGCGACGCAGAACCCGGTCGATCTGGATTACAAAGGCCTCTCGAACGCAGGGACCTGGTTCCTCGGGCGCCTGCAAACCGAGCGCGACAAGGAGAAGGTCCTCGACGGCTTGGAGGGGGCGACGGGCGCATCGGGCGGCTTGGACCGCGCGGCGATCGACAGAACGCTCTCCTCGCTCAAGAGCCGCGTCTTTCTCATGAACAACGTGCACGAGGATCGGCCGGTCGTCTTTCAGTCCCGATGGGCGCTCTCCTACTTGAGGGGCCCTCTCTCCCGAGTCGAGATCGAAAGGTTGATGCGCGAACGAAAAGCTCCGCTTGCCCCGCCGGCTCCCGCGCCCGATACCGAACCGAGACCGCCGCGGGCCGCGCGGGCCGAGACCGTCGTTTCCGAGGAAAGCCGTCCGGTGCTCGGTCCGGGCATTCAGGACTTCTTTCTCGCCGCCGCCCGCCCGCTCGCGGAAGAGGAGAGCTTCGTCTATCGACCCGCGCTCCTCGGAACGGCGAGGGTTCATTTCGTGTCGAAACGCGAAGGGGTCGATCAGTGGCGGGAGGTCGCGCGCCTCGCGCCACTCGGTGGGAGCCCGGAGGATCCTTGGGCGCTTTCCGAGGCGATCGCGATCGACGAGGCGGAACTCCATAAGGAACCGGATCCGCGGGGGCGCTTCGCTCCGCTCCCCGCCGAGGCCGCCTCTCCGAAGAGCTACCCCCCCTGGACGCGAGCCCTTGCGGATTTCCTCTATCGTTCGGAAACCTGCGCGGTGTGGAGAAGCGCGGCGTTCGGCGCGGTCTCCTCTCCGGAGGAGACGGAGCGCGACTTCCGCGCGCGCCTCGCGCAGACGGCGCGCGAGAAGAGGGACGCGGAGGTCGAGAAGCTTCGCGCGCGCTACGCTCCCAGGCTCGCGCAGCTCGAGGAGAGGATCCGCGCGGCCGAGGAGAGGGTGAAGCGCGAGGAATCGCAATACAAGAGCCAGAGAACGCAAAGCGCGATCTCCTTCGGCGCGACGCTTCTCGGCGCGATGCTCGGACGGAAGATCGTGAGCGCCGGGAACGTGGGGCGCGCGACGACCGCCGCCCGCGGGATCGGGCGCGCCGCGCGCGAGAAAGGGGATGTCGCGCGCGCGATGGAAAGCCGGGAGGCTCTCCTCGAAAAGCTGGCCGCGCTCGAGAAGGAGTTCGAGGCGGAGACGGCGCGGCTTCAAGAGGCGATCGACCCCGCGGCGCTCGAGATCGAGAAGACCGAGATCCGCTCGCGCAAGGCGGACATGTCCTCGCCGGTCGTCCGGCTCGTCTGGGTCCCGTAG
- a CDS encoding L,D-transpeptidase — MKKRWILIPVAVLAVFSAAFFFSWPILTGKTTPPEAARHLALRAIEDARAHGADSWAAERFREAETRLAEALTEYRTQEVRFLPMRDFAAAESVFVLAEAIAHEAAEGAVSSKESARGSARQSVSRAKISVDASSALAATIHLSREERSLLNRSRLFLSRAEDRQRDGHYDEARQLAEKAAVWAEDLGTRCAERAARYTQGPLVRSWRRMVQETIEWSRRTGKTAIVVTKANHRLMIYRGGVVRATYPCDIGYNNVSDKLRSGDGATPEGKYTVVQKKGRGQSKYYKALLIDYPNSLDKKELQEAKRKGLVPRNATPGGLIEIHGDGGRGNDWTQGCVAVSNDLMDKIFDAAEVGTPVTIVGSDGDGGVFQELVLRFQEARRARGG; from the coding sequence ATGAAGAAGCGCTGGATTCTCATCCCGGTGGCGGTTCTCGCCGTGTTCTCCGCGGCATTCTTCTTCTCTTGGCCCATTCTGACGGGGAAGACGACTCCTCCCGAAGCGGCGAGGCACCTCGCGCTCCGCGCGATCGAGGATGCCCGGGCGCACGGCGCCGATTCGTGGGCGGCGGAGCGGTTCCGCGAGGCGGAGACGCGGCTCGCCGAGGCGCTCACCGAGTACCGGACACAAGAGGTCCGCTTCCTTCCGATGCGCGACTTTGCCGCCGCGGAGAGCGTGTTCGTGCTCGCCGAGGCGATCGCCCATGAGGCGGCCGAAGGGGCGGTTTCGTCCAAGGAGAGCGCGCGAGGATCCGCGCGTCAATCGGTGTCGAGGGCGAAGATCTCCGTGGACGCGTCGAGCGCGCTCGCCGCGACCATCCATCTTTCGCGCGAGGAACGTTCGCTCCTCAACCGGTCCAGGCTCTTCCTGTCGCGGGCGGAGGACCGGCAGCGCGACGGCCACTACGACGAGGCGCGGCAGCTGGCGGAGAAGGCCGCGGTCTGGGCGGAGGATCTCGGAACCCGTTGCGCGGAGCGCGCCGCGCGCTACACGCAGGGTCCTCTTGTGCGGAGCTGGCGCCGCATGGTCCAGGAGACGATCGAGTGGTCGCGGCGGACCGGGAAGACCGCGATCGTCGTCACGAAAGCGAATCATCGATTGATGATCTATCGCGGCGGCGTCGTGCGGGCGACCTACCCGTGCGACATCGGATACAACAACGTGAGCGACAAGCTCCGGTCCGGAGACGGCGCGACGCCCGAGGGGAAATACACGGTCGTCCAGAAGAAAGGCCGGGGACAGTCCAAGTACTACAAAGCGCTTCTGATCGACTACCCGAACAGCCTGGACAAGAAGGAGCTTCAAGAGGCGAAGAGGAAGGGGCTCGTTCCCCGTAACGCGACGCCCGGAGGCTTGATCGAGATTCACGGCGACGGCGGCCGAGGAAACGACTGGACGCAGGGGTGCGTGGCGGTCTCGAACGATCTGATGGACAAGATCTTCGACGCCGCGGAGGTTGGGACGCCGGTGACGATCGTCGGGAGCGACGGCGACGGCGGCGTCTTCCAGGAGCTCGTTCTTCGGTTCCAAGAAGCCAGGCGTGCGAGGGGAGGATGA
- the rpmG gene encoding 50S ribosomal protein L33 produces MAKKGNRVMVTLECTEAKKEGKPPSRYTTTKNKQKTTGRLELKKYNPFLRRHTVHKEIR; encoded by the coding sequence GTGGCGAAGAAAGGCAACCGCGTCATGGTGACGCTCGAGTGCACGGAGGCGAAGAAGGAGGGGAAGCCCCCGTCTCGATACACGACGACGAAGAACAAGCAGAAGACCACGGGACGCCTCGAGCTCAAGAAGTACAACCCGTTTCTCCGCAGGCACACGGTCCACAAAGAGATCCGGTGA
- a CDS encoding HIT family protein yields MAETIFTKILAGEIPCHKIYEDERVLAFLDIGPLSEGHTLVIPKEPAETIDRLSDAAAAAIGRVLPRLSRAVMKATGAASFNVLQNNGRAAHQFVDHVHFHIIPKFDDGSGLEIAWNAGKLDATSGAALAKRIADCVE; encoded by the coding sequence ATGGCCGAGACGATCTTCACGAAGATCCTGGCGGGCGAGATCCCTTGCCACAAGATCTACGAAGACGAGCGCGTGCTCGCGTTTCTCGACATCGGCCCGCTCAGCGAAGGGCACACGCTCGTCATTCCGAAGGAGCCGGCCGAGACAATCGATCGTCTCTCGGACGCGGCGGCCGCCGCGATCGGACGGGTGCTTCCGCGCCTCAGCCGCGCCGTGATGAAGGCGACCGGCGCCGCTTCCTTCAACGTTCTCCAGAACAACGGGCGGGCGGCGCATCAGTTCGTCGACCACGTCCACTTCCACATCATCCCCAAGTTCGACGACGGCTCCGGGCTCGAGATCGCGTGGAACGCCGGCAAGCTGGACGCGACCTCGGGCGCCGCGCTCGCGAAACGGATCGCCGACTGCGTGGAATAG
- a CDS encoding DUF3078 domain-containing protein, with protein MKTRLERWLGRDLAAALVATACLFATAAPGAAQDSKEKKLETGRWYPSLESGLNITQSAYSNNWSGGDKGSVVWALITNGTLENQLNEKTNSKSILKLAFGQTHQQKIRSSGTRGWDKPEKSTDLIDLESVLRFTLGWFLDPYVSARFESQFQDVSDTTGGRSLFLNPLKFKESGGVAHEFIKEKDRELLSRFGFTFRQSSRKFFVDPLEGNETKTLTTNDGGLEWVTDYKTKILDDQVAWTSKLSLYQPVFYSFSDILDGLSVDELAAADFPSDVADYPMALDVDWENIFSTQITKYLSVNLYLRWLYDKYDNTVPPTEAIDGAIENPGDVRAAIRKAGQFKQTLSIGITYRFL; from the coding sequence TTGAAGACTCGTCTCGAACGCTGGTTGGGCCGCGACCTTGCGGCGGCCCTGGTCGCCACCGCCTGTCTCTTCGCCACAGCCGCGCCCGGAGCGGCGCAGGATTCGAAAGAGAAGAAGCTCGAGACGGGCCGCTGGTATCCGAGCCTCGAAAGCGGCCTCAACATCACGCAGAGCGCCTACAGCAACAACTGGAGCGGAGGGGACAAGGGCTCCGTCGTGTGGGCGCTCATCACGAACGGGACGCTCGAGAACCAGCTCAACGAGAAGACGAACTCGAAGAGCATCCTGAAGCTCGCCTTCGGGCAAACGCACCAGCAGAAGATCCGCTCGAGCGGGACCCGCGGGTGGGACAAGCCGGAGAAGTCGACCGACCTGATCGACCTGGAGAGCGTCCTCCGCTTCACGCTCGGCTGGTTTCTCGATCCCTACGTCTCCGCTCGCTTCGAGAGCCAGTTCCAGGACGTTTCCGACACGACCGGAGGGAGATCCCTTTTCCTTAATCCTTTGAAGTTCAAGGAATCGGGGGGCGTGGCGCACGAGTTCATCAAGGAGAAGGACAGGGAGCTTCTCAGCCGATTCGGCTTCACCTTCCGTCAGAGCAGCCGGAAGTTCTTCGTCGACCCGCTCGAGGGAAACGAGACGAAGACGCTGACGACGAACGACGGCGGCCTCGAATGGGTGACCGACTACAAGACGAAGATTCTGGACGACCAGGTCGCCTGGACGTCGAAGCTGAGCCTCTACCAGCCGGTCTTCTATTCATTCAGCGACATCCTCGACGGCCTTTCGGTCGACGAGCTCGCTGCCGCGGATTTCCCCTCCGACGTCGCCGACTACCCGATGGCTCTCGACGTCGACTGGGAGAACATCTTCTCGACTCAGATCACGAAGTACCTCTCGGTCAACCTGTACCTCAGGTGGCTCTACGATAAATACGACAACACGGTCCCGCCGACCGAGGCGATCGACGGGGCGATCGAGAACCCGGGCGACGTCCGCGCGGCGATCCGAAAGGCGGGTCAGTTCAAGCAGACCCTTTCGATCGGCATCACGTACCGGTTTTTGTAG